The DNA region ctctgcttctctcctccaaatagcatttaaagctacagccacagaaatggcacgtcctaaggaaagctcattgtgggactgctcatagtggctgtaattctgcaccaaggctgaatttcgggaaagagatttcagatacagtattagaggaccactaaggcctatatgaaagcatccaaaaacagcatgccatgggacctttaaataAATGCGAAGCCTGTTATATATTGATGTATACTATGCAAGTACACAGGGCGATGTTGAAATAACCAGATCCACTTGAAGTACCCAGAGCTATTTGGACCCATGACTTACGTGTTCTTGCAGTGACTGCACTGGTACTTGTACTTGTAGTTGATGTCATAGCTGTGACAGCGGGTCACCATGGGTAGCTCTGGGTGGACCAGCGTGGCCTTGCTGGCGTACAGTTTCCAGAAGGGTCCATGGCCGTCTCGTACGCCATTGATTAGCCAGGTGGCGGCATGGCACATTTCGTGGACCAGGGTGTCCCTCAGGCGGTCTAGTGAGAAAAGGACCAGAAAAAAGACAAGATTATTATAGAGAAAAAACTATGTGAGGGACAGAGAAATGTTGTCAAGACAGAACAAAACAGCAACTATCTACAGCCTGTGTTGGGTTACCTGCAGAGTCACAAACTTTCTCAGAGAGCTCGATGCGTGCGTAGCGGTTACCTCCCACCCGCTCCTGTCCAGTGATGCAATATCCTGCAGTCTTCCTCATCTTCTTGTTCCAGCTGACTGACATGCCAGcaggcagctggaggaggaacagagcTTTAAAAACAACATGGAAATAGACTTATTCAAAATAatttgtcagtgtgtatgtcCTGCTGACCTTGCTCTCAAATACACTGGTGTTATACAGTTGGAAGAGTCTAGCTGTGAGGTTTTCCTTGATTAGCTTGAAGCCACATGCGTAGGTGGATAGGGATTGAAGGAAACAACCGGGAGTCCTACACATCCCTAGTCTTGGGTGAGGGGACAGAGTCAGAATATGTTTAAGCAGGAATAAATAATGTTTTTGAggagcactttttgtcatattggcttaaataaacttcacatcctgatagcaatcaataaatcaaatgcTCTGACAGTAAAATCAAATAGATATCTAAGGCCatcgcaggactgtaataaacacgaccaatcGTTGAGTTCAgaccgaatgcaatgattggacgggATACttgcctgtctacctacctacctgagTTTCAACACTGATCTATTTTCCTTTCATCATTAAAGGGAAGATTTATAGTACCTGGTGGTGAAGGTGCTGGGTCTGGGCTCCGTCTGTGTGACTGCGGGTTGTGGCGGCACTGAGGTTTTCATATGCATTGGCATTCTTCCTCCAGGTCGAGGGCCCGCCTTTTTCTGTCCCTTTGTGGAAGGTTTTGACACAGAAGGTGTTGTAGTAGGAGTAGGGGCATGAAGCCTATGACTTGACCCTTGTCCCCACGTGGGACAGATAAAGTAGCCAATAAGAAAATAGGAGAAGAGAAAAATGTAGAAAGAAAAAATTTAGAAATGTCAGTCAAGAACAAGTACTCATTGGAGAGGGCTATCAACACTACTTATTTAAACTTGTCCAACCCACTCAGATCTCCTAGAAAcatgtgtataaatgtgtgaCCATTGAAAAGCTAATAACCTTTGGCAAAAAGGTGTGAGCCTGGTACCTGTATTGTTTTTGGGTGTAGGAGTGTTGCTGCCAAGCATGCTgttctttctcactctgtcaAGTAAGGAAAGGAACTCCTCCTCTGAGCTGACAGAGTCTTCCAGCTTGGACGGGGCAGAGTATGTCCGCCGAGGGGAGGCAGAGTGTGTCTGCTGAGGCTGGGCCAAAAATAGGGAAGAGGGAAAAGAGGGAGTAGGAGCTCGGAAAGATGGCAGAAAAGGGGAGGAAGActgagaggatgaaggagaaatGTCCTCCAGATTACTCTCCAGAATATTGACAGTTTTGGTGCGTGATGAGGGATGGCATGGAGGATGACGGCTCCTCCAGGTGCTCTTAGAGACAAGACTATCATCATCGCTGTCACTGAGGAAGACCGGGGAGTCACATTCGGTCAGGGGTTTTCTGACTGGGGGTTGGGAAATGTTGGCCTTGGGAGTCTTGTATACTGGTGAGCGGAAAAGAGAGAAGTATAATTTGAAATAATCACTGGTGCTAATTGCTTGCTTGAACCAGTAACATATGTTCATACCTTAATACCCTACAAATACAGTATGTATGCAGGTCATGAACCTTACCTTTGCACGTAGAGGGTTTTTTCTTCTCAATGATAAAGTCATCGTCAGAAGAAAAGTAATCAACAATGACGTTTTTTAAACTGAGGGGAGAACCAAGGAATGATGTTAACTTTAACACTCAACAGAAGTCAAATGAGATTTGGCAGACCTGTGAGTAAGGTTACAAGTCACACTATACCCGTCTTCACCCTGATTCTTGGCTGTGGTCTTAGGCTTGGCCTTTGGTGTTTTCACACGGTTTAAAACTGTCACGAACAGGAAGGAAAAACCAAAAAACTGATTTATGTTGGGCCTATAATAgaataaattaaataaaaatgtttcaaGAAAAAACTAAGCCGACTTACAGGCATCAAAGCTGTCCTCACAGTCTGAActcacaacaacagcaacataaACACTGAGAAAATATACATAAATAAAGATTACTTAAGACACCAAGTAAAATGTATTAttcgtaaaaaaatatatattctcgTTAGTCTTTCTTATACCTCTCTTTCTTGGGAGCACTCCTGGGTTTTCTTAAATCTGCTTTTGGAGTAGCATTCTGCATCAGAACTTAAGAGAAGAGCGTAAATTTAAACGTTGCTAACCTACGGACACGTGTAGTGTGACGTTAATGCACTACCCATTCAAACTCACACTGATCAAAGTCATCTTCGCTTGACTCAATCTGGACTTTATCCCTGTAGTCCATGACATTGGCATTGGAGGCTTGGTTTCTCTGGTTTTCCTTCGCGAAAGTGTCATCTGCGCTGTCCAACAGGAGAAGCCTGACTGGGAAACGCAAGTCCTGGGGCTGGGTCTGGCATGTTACCAGACGGGTCTTACTGATGCTCCGTAGAAGCTATCCGGAGGGTGCATAAACCATTGGTCAGATATTCTGTTCCGCCATATGTTCAGAACAGTCTTTATTTTTGTAGGAACTCAACTACAATGTATTCGTTCGTTGGGAGGTTACGTAGCTACACACATCgccttgtttttatttttgtatgtgtataaattacacaataaaacaataacaaattaTTCTCTCCGCACAGCCGACTTTTGTTAAAATAATACTAAACATATCAAACCTCTTCTTCAGCCATCTCCAATCctccttcctctgtccatcCCATTTTGTTGGCAATTCTTTGAAATACCATTTGGGTATCTCCATCCATACTGATAGCTAGCTCTCCGTGAAACCACGAATAAGTAAACTGAGCTGTGTGAAGCAGGAAGCTATGTATGTGGTAAATGTCCAAAAAATCGGATTACAAAAACGAAACTGGTTAGTAAATCCCAAATAATTTGATATATAATAAGGGATAACTAGCTTTTGGTTGCCCAAACAgttaaagctagctagtagatACTTAATCTTTGAGACAACGTCCTATTTACTTGCTAGGATTATTGCTTTGTGTTACACACCGCAAATTCAAAACGGGCGTGGAGGAAGTAGTCACCATAATAAAGGAAGTGACACATTTTTTAATCGtgacagagcctgtttaaggagagccagAGAATAGGTGCATTTGACTTCATGAAGcgccggcgtcgtctgcagccgcctgcagcccggttgacttgaagcagccaatggcattctcagattcaagaCAACCACCTACAGCCGGCtgcggtgctgcatgaagtcagcccaTGTCGAACGCGCCTAATGTCgggggagaactcccactctcgggaaacttccgggttatggagctaaacggctaaatttgtctcttttgcatgattgtcgttgataaatctcagatttgattatagtttttgcatgttcaacatggattacaagtcaaaagttgaatgaacgagtacatatgtcctttcgatttcttacagggtaagtcgttgttgcccataacacactagcattctgctaacaaatgttgattggttagtgaaggactgactacgaccagagccatagaaaaagagagttgcgacacttccatagactcccattgttatcgaggaatgcggaagttaagcgtgtctcatgcaacctatagttccaaacattgtattttccaccgttgaaccccattcattttcagtgtctacgaagtaagttagttggtaaattgatgaaaatcatgcattttttcatatttcaaccaccacatatcaattgttatgagtagtatttcatatggccaacttaagataaacattttcgtaagattatagcttgttagattctaaatgcagttagagctgttagagctatatatggcttatggggtccgaagcaagtgagctggtaaattgatgaaaatcctgcattttttcatatttcaaccaccacatatcaattgttattagtagtatttcatatagccagctgtagagaaaacgtattgtaagattatggcttgttagattatagcttgttagattctaaatgcagtttgcgctagactatagtagagctatgcaacacttttactgtagctagctaaagagcatgtgtatcaaccagaagttcgttggtttatagtctgtcaaattagttctagttattggtgttctttggcatacagtttacagaatctgctcttattagcctatagtacatctgattatagctagcaacaatgaattgcagattaaagccttgggtcccctatcgtccagcaacgctcggcaggaatttcaggtccactcaatagctagctagttagttagctcaactagatgcatctactactacggtctaagttttgtgaaaagcagacattaagatcacctgctcactacaaacaaaaggagtggaagaacactggacatattgtacaataaaatgttttattgaattgcagttggttgccttgtatattctgttcaatttttttctattgaacagttgccggtgatcatggttagattcaacttgcatcaagtacaaacgtgttgttaatgtggtaaattgtaagtaagctgatgaagaaaaaaaaaagttgaacaaatcccatttacttcaacagtcgaaggttaaacgttaagtggaacaatataggctagcatagccatttccagctctgcttcacaatattgcgttatgcattataagttaatgttatacatacatgttaataaagtagcatacatacatgatacaacacaccagtaaccaattgatattgtgttaatataccgaaaatatccgtgaatcgagatggtgctgctgtcagtcccgccgaaaaccattcaaacaggttgacagcagtgggttttcttttaactacagcgagctaccggaaccacgtgacgaaaaagctctagcttttttcctgcgtgtcactggcagtgagtgttcacaatgttgtagttcactccatttttcaccaaaaacgtcagcgaggactgcctaatgtagatacgagtcagctgaagatagccagaatatcggatttcttcaactgagcctgtttcattcgtaatttgcctgagaaagcgacttcggttggccagctccattgaaaaccattcaaaaaagttgacagcagtggggctttttggaactacagcgagctacatgaaccacgtgatcacatGTCTGCGAGATCagagcgtgtcgcaactctctttttctatggctctgactacgaccagagatcccgcttgatggcatccgaaccaagcccccacccctcgtctctcggcttgaggcaacagccccggtggatgtaggtggtattgcatttccgattttctacccgactcgtttggtcgtttttattctattaactccagtctaCATATCtcaaactatctcccccaataatttgtgttcgattctcgaacctggctcatactactagctttttcatagaataatttttcctgatttttgctaagtttgaaaccaatccgaaatgggtaaactagcagcccatttatttgcttacgtcaagaaaagttgcctggaaacatgttcgcggatacgaacaggggacgagCACTAAAGGGAACATCaacaaatcgctgatttacctgagctgaatgagaacaaggagaaagggcttgataatctacagttgcctgcctttattgtagcacgttttacaaatgcttgcacacatacatgacggttgtttgtagagtttatgtccgttattttaaagcagatttaaccatttcgtAATGAACGAATTATTATGCTcacggcatgacaaacgtaattatagcatcatataattagttgtattatcgtggcatgttacggcgtcattattgattgttgacatgttattctggagcaaagacgaatattaataaatcatgtctgatagccacaatatggtcgttatattgttaactttatgtcaacactacaacgatggcattaacaataagctagtaatagtaaacaacactcatcattataatagtaacataggtaggctatagtcttaatttagcttgctttgcaaagctagaacaacgatGGAGCCAAACATAtaagtttacagtttatttattcGACACAATACATCagtcaaactataaacacgaagcaaaaagaacaacgtataggctctgcacgtataatactacagtactaatagtattgatcttcgtaacgttcacatgcatctgcttcttgatcggacttgtaccacattctggaATGCCTTTGCTCCAGCTCAccagctcgcgactggtt from Hypomesus transpacificus isolate Combined female unplaced genomic scaffold, fHypTra1 scaffold_143, whole genome shotgun sequence includes:
- the gcna gene encoding acidic repeat-containing protein isoform X2, with translation MPMSWTTGIKSRLSQAKMTLISNATPKADLRKPRSAPKKESVYVAVVVSSDCEDSFDAFLNRVKTPKAKPKTTAKNQGEDGLKNVIVDYFSSDDDFIIEKKKPSTCKVYKTPKANISQPPVRKPLTECDSPVFLSDSDDDSLVSKSTWRSRHPPCHPSSRTKTVNILESNLEDISPSSSQSSSPFLPSFRAPTPSFPSSLFLAQPQQTHSASPRRTYSAPSKLEDSVSSEEEFLSLLDRVRKNSMLGSNTPTPKNNTGSSHRLHAPTPTTTPSVSKPSTKGQKKAGPRPGGRMPMHMKTSVPPQPAVTQTEPRPSTFTTRLGMCRTPGCFLQSLSTYACGFKLIKENLTARLFQLYNTSVFESKLPAGMSVSWNKKMRKTAGYCITGQERVGGNRYARIELSEKVCDSADRLRDTLVHEMCHAATWLINGVRDGHGPFWKLYASKATLVHPELPMVTRCHSYDINYKYKYQCSHCKNTIGRHSKSLDTQRFICALCTGPLVLLVSANSKPRAPTPFASFVKENYGSMRQELTGQSHANVMRKLSANFATKTRLSQS
- the gcna gene encoding acidic repeat-containing protein isoform X1, whose translation is MDGDTQMVFQRIANKMGWTEEGGLEMAEEELLRSISKTRLVTCQTQPQDLRFPVRLLLLDSADDTFAKENQRNQASNANVMDYRDKVQIESSEDDFDQFLMQNATPKADLRKPRSAPKKESVYVAVVVSSDCEDSFDAFLNRVKTPKAKPKTTAKNQGEDGLKNVIVDYFSSDDDFIIEKKKPSTCKVYKTPKANISQPPVRKPLTECDSPVFLSDSDDDSLVSKSTWRSRHPPCHPSSRTKTVNILESNLEDISPSSSQSSSPFLPSFRAPTPSFPSSLFLAQPQQTHSASPRRTYSAPSKLEDSVSSEEEFLSLLDRVRKNSMLGSNTPTPKNNTGSSHRLHAPTPTTTPSVSKPSTKGQKKAGPRPGGRMPMHMKTSVPPQPAVTQTEPRPSTFTTRLGMCRTPGCFLQSLSTYACGFKLIKENLTARLFQLYNTSVFESKLPAGMSVSWNKKMRKTAGYCITGQERVGGNRYARIELSEKVCDSADRLRDTLVHEMCHAATWLINGVRDGHGPFWKLYASKATLVHPELPMVTRCHSYDINYKYKYQCSHCKNTIGRHSKSLDTQRFICALCTGPLVLLVSANSKPRAPTPFASFVKENYGSMRQELTGQSHANVMRKLSANFATKTRLSQS